GGCTGTATCACTATGAAAATTATAGAACTAAAAATGATCAGGAAAAAGTTTATAGAAATTCAGCAAGCGTTATTAAAAAATTATCTGAAAAATTTAAAGTAAGAGAAAATGAAATATTTATAAATACTCCAGAAATAACAGAGCATACTGTTTATAAAATAAAAGACAAGTTTTATCAGATTCATTGGGTGGATAATAATATTTTGGTTGAACAGATAACAGTGCCTTACGTGGATGAAATTAAACTGATTAAAAAATAGAGAGGTTTTTGAAAATATTAAGGAAAGTGAGATGATGTGATTTTGGATTCAATAATTCTTGTAGCAATAAAACTTACAATTGGATTTATTGCATTGGTCGTATTTATGAACTTGAATGGGCGAAGCCAGCTGGCTCCAACTTCTACAGAAGACCAGATAGGTAACTATGTTCTTGGAGGAATTATAGGTGGAGTAATTTATAATCCAAGCATAACAATAGTTCAGTTTTTAATAGTTCTTTTAATATGGGTTCTTTTAATGACGGCAATAGATTTTCTAAAAAATTCAAATAAAAATGTAAAAAAATTTATAGATGGACAAGTTGTGTATTTAATAAAAGATGGAAAAATGTTAACTGAAAATTTTGCACAGGCAACGCTTTCTATTCCTGATTTTTATACTAAGTTGAGAACAAAGGGAA
The DNA window shown above is from Leptotrichia wadei and carries:
- a CDS encoding DUF3290 family protein, with amino-acid sequence MEFYNFIYLENKKLITDKFLLVLIIFVIAFMVFAFWKWFKGSISLRDKQLSMLGLMFIFLFGLYHYENYRTKNDQEKVYRNSASVIKKLSEKFKVRENEIFINTPEITEHTVYKIKDKFYQIHWVDNNILVEQITVPYVDEIKLIKK
- a CDS encoding DUF421 domain-containing protein, with translation MILDSIILVAIKLTIGFIALVVFMNLNGRSQLAPTSTEDQIGNYVLGGIIGGVIYNPSITIVQFLIVLLIWVLLMTAIDFLKNSNKNVKKFIDGQVVYLIKDGKMLTENFAQATLSIPDFYTKLRTKGISQISDIKDAFMESNGQLIVIQKGEDGYSNLLVSEGNIQEDNLEHIGKDNNWLIKELEKYNVTDLSEIFLVEYSSDGKLFIVKK